Proteins encoded in a region of the Isosphaeraceae bacterium EP7 genome:
- the lspA gene encoding signal peptidase II, with protein MRSAVPLSRWILFWTIALGGAAFDLATKAAIFRSVGPPGSPPVQIVHDILELRTSHNPGALWGFGRSMPYSSLVFAGLSVVAAAAIVYWLFIKGHATDRRLTVALALIMAGALGNCYDRIRLGYVRDFVYFHVDAINFDCAIFNFADNMLVVGACLLMLLALRPEEPVPAEAAELVA; from the coding sequence ATGAGGTCAGCCGTGCCGCTCTCCCGTTGGATCTTGTTCTGGACGATTGCACTGGGGGGCGCGGCCTTCGACCTCGCGACCAAGGCGGCCATCTTCCGCAGCGTCGGCCCGCCCGGCTCGCCGCCGGTCCAGATCGTGCACGATATCCTGGAACTGAGAACTAGCCATAACCCCGGTGCTCTCTGGGGCTTCGGGCGTAGCATGCCTTACAGCAGCCTGGTATTCGCCGGCCTTTCGGTCGTCGCCGCGGCGGCGATCGTCTACTGGCTTTTTATCAAGGGGCACGCGACCGACCGGCGGCTGACGGTGGCCCTGGCGCTCATCATGGCCGGCGCCCTTGGCAACTGTTACGACCGGATCAGGCTGGGATATGTCCGGGACTTCGTCTACTTTCACGTCGACGCGATCAACTTCGATTGCGCCATCTTCAACTTCGCCGATAACATGCTCGTCGTGGGCGCCTGCCTGCTGATGCTCCTGGCGCTTCGACCCGAGGAGCCGGTTCCGGCCGAGGCTGCCGAGCTGGTGGCCTGA
- a CDS encoding ferritin-like domain-containing protein, translating to MDKSLMIDKLNEILKWEYAGLVQYTQYSFLVQDTWREVFCKMFRENGEEALGHAHKVGDKIVSLGGVPTVERAQVKLTTDLQEMLEYSLEVESKHVQLYTEALQLCDDRDVAIRVLLEDICLDEQEGVDHMEKLLKKRDVAIKASASTQAKVG from the coding sequence ATGGATAAGTCTTTGATGATCGACAAGCTTAACGAAATTCTCAAGTGGGAGTACGCCGGCCTGGTCCAGTACACCCAATACAGCTTCCTCGTCCAGGACACCTGGCGCGAGGTCTTCTGCAAGATGTTCCGCGAAAATGGCGAAGAAGCGCTCGGCCATGCCCACAAGGTCGGCGACAAGATCGTCTCCCTCGGCGGCGTCCCCACGGTCGAGCGGGCCCAGGTCAAGCTGACGACCGACCTCCAGGAGATGCTCGAGTACTCGTTGGAAGTCGAATCCAAGCACGTCCAGCTTTACACCGAAGCCCTCCAGCTTTGCGACGACCGCGACGTGGCCATCCGCGTCCTGCTCGAGGACATCTGCCTCGACGAGCAGGAAGGTGTCGACCACATGGAGAAGCTGCTCAAGAAGCGTGACGTCGCCATCAAGGCCTCGGCGTCGACCCAGGCGAAGGTCGGCTGA
- the glnA gene encoding type I glutamate--ammonia ligase — protein sequence MTPKEVLAQIRQREVTTVDLRFMDFPGVWQHFSIPADALTEETFEDGIGFDGSSVAGWRAINEADLLVVPQPETALIDPFTAQPTLTMICNIQDPITQQDYTRDPRNIARKATSYMRSTGIADTCLLAPELEFFVFDSVRFDQRGHEAFYRVDSEEGAWNRGSDSARNLGYKPGSGLGYFPCPPTDSLSDLRSEMARLMGECGIDTSAHYHEVATGGQCEIDLVERPLVEMADGVMTAKYIIRNMARRLNKTVTFMPKPLFGDNGSGMHTHLALFKGEVPLLAGNGYAGLSDVGLYAVGGLLKHAKALSAFANPTTNSYKRLVEGFDAPTKLSYSRRNRSAIIRIPIYSPNPRSRRIEYRGPDGAANPYLLFSAMLMAALDGIQNKIRPGDPLDKDVYDLRPDELEHVPTTPRSLEESLDALRADHDFLLQGDVFTPDVIDTWVWYKKTYEIEAMRIRPHPYEFMLYYDA from the coding sequence GTGACACCCAAAGAAGTCTTGGCTCAGATCCGTCAACGCGAGGTGACCACGGTCGACCTCCGGTTCATGGATTTCCCGGGCGTCTGGCAGCATTTCTCCATCCCGGCCGATGCCCTGACCGAGGAGACATTCGAAGACGGGATCGGCTTCGACGGCTCGTCGGTCGCCGGCTGGAGGGCGATCAACGAGGCCGACCTCCTCGTCGTCCCGCAGCCAGAGACCGCACTGATTGACCCGTTCACCGCCCAGCCTACGCTGACGATGATCTGCAACATCCAGGACCCGATCACACAGCAGGATTACACCCGAGACCCGCGCAACATCGCCCGCAAGGCGACGAGCTATATGCGGAGCACGGGGATCGCCGACACCTGCCTGCTGGCTCCCGAGCTGGAATTCTTCGTCTTCGACAGCGTCCGGTTCGACCAGCGCGGCCATGAAGCCTTCTATCGGGTCGACTCCGAGGAGGGAGCATGGAACCGCGGGAGCGACTCGGCCAGGAACCTCGGCTACAAGCCGGGATCGGGGCTGGGCTACTTCCCCTGCCCTCCCACGGATAGCCTCTCCGATCTTCGCTCGGAGATGGCCCGACTGATGGGCGAGTGCGGTATCGACACGTCTGCGCACTATCACGAGGTGGCCACCGGCGGCCAGTGCGAGATCGACCTGGTCGAGCGCCCGCTCGTGGAGATGGCCGACGGCGTGATGACGGCCAAATACATCATCCGCAACATGGCCAGGCGCCTGAACAAGACCGTGACGTTCATGCCCAAGCCGCTCTTCGGCGACAATGGCTCGGGCATGCACACGCACCTCGCCTTGTTTAAAGGAGAGGTCCCGCTGCTGGCCGGCAATGGCTATGCCGGGCTATCGGACGTCGGCCTGTACGCGGTCGGCGGGCTCTTGAAGCACGCCAAGGCGCTGAGCGCCTTCGCCAATCCCACGACGAATAGTTACAAGCGTCTCGTCGAAGGATTCGATGCGCCGACGAAGCTGAGCTACAGTCGACGCAATCGATCGGCGATCATCCGGATCCCGATCTACAGCCCGAACCCCCGAAGTCGGCGGATCGAGTATCGCGGGCCCGACGGGGCGGCCAATCCCTACCTGCTATTCTCGGCCATGCTGATGGCGGCGCTCGACGGGATCCAGAACAAGATCAGGCCCGGAGACCCGCTCGACAAAGACGTCTACGACCTGAGGCCCGACGAACTCGAGCACGTGCCCACCACACCCCGGTCACTGGAAGAATCGCTCGATGCCTTGCGGGCCGACCACGACTTCCTGCTTCAAGGCGATGTCTTCACGCCCGACGTGATCGACACCTGGGTCTGGTACAAGAAGACGTACGAGATCGAGGCGATGCGGATCCGGCCCCATCCGTACGAGTTCATGCTCTACTACGATGCCTGA